In one window of Paraflavitalea soli DNA:
- a CDS encoding sigma-54-dependent transcriptional regulator produces the protein MPGTILLIDDEEKLRGLLKRIITLEGFIIHEAADLKAASKQLDKESIDVVLCDVKLPDGSGVDFVKEVRSKHPATEIILLTAYGNIPDGIQAMKNGAFDYITKGDDNDKIIPLLMRAMEKVQLQKRIEQLEQQVGKKYNFDNILGTSPLIKEAIALARKVAPSEATVLLLGETGTGKEVFAQAIHAGSKRAGKTFTALNCSAFSKELLESELFGYRAGAFTSAVKDKKGLMEEANNGTLFLDEIGEMHIDLQSKLLRVLETSEFIKIGDTKPTRVNVRIIAATNRHLQQEVTEGKFREDLFYRLNVFVISLPALRDRKKDIPVLATYYLQLFAQKANQRIDAMSPEFLEQLQHHDWKGNIRELKNIIERAVILADGPALTINNLPVELQHQAIPGSGAHNNTLSAFSLASMEKLHIQRVLNHTKGNKTETARLLDIGLTTLYRKIEEYGLGRES, from the coding sequence ATGCCCGGCACCATACTCCTCATTGATGACGAAGAAAAATTGCGCGGTCTCCTGAAGCGCATCATTACCCTCGAGGGGTTTATCATCCATGAAGCCGCTGATCTCAAGGCAGCCTCAAAACAATTGGATAAGGAATCAATAGATGTGGTGCTCTGCGACGTAAAGTTGCCGGATGGCAGCGGCGTTGATTTTGTAAAAGAGGTAAGATCAAAACACCCGGCCACCGAGATCATTCTCTTGACCGCCTATGGCAATATCCCCGATGGCATTCAGGCCATGAAGAATGGCGCCTTTGATTATATTACCAAAGGCGATGACAATGACAAGATCATTCCCCTGCTCATGCGGGCCATGGAAAAAGTACAGCTTCAAAAACGCATTGAACAGCTGGAACAACAGGTAGGGAAAAAATACAATTTCGACAATATCCTGGGCACCTCACCCCTCATCAAAGAAGCCATCGCCCTGGCCAGAAAAGTAGCCCCATCTGAAGCCACCGTGCTATTGTTGGGTGAAACCGGTACCGGCAAGGAAGTTTTTGCACAAGCCATACATGCCGGCAGTAAACGTGCCGGCAAAACCTTCACCGCTTTGAACTGCAGTGCATTTAGTAAGGAGCTGTTGGAAAGCGAATTGTTTGGTTACCGCGCAGGCGCCTTTACCAGCGCCGTCAAAGACAAAAAAGGATTGATGGAAGAAGCCAACAACGGCACCCTCTTCCTGGATGAGATCGGTGAAATGCACATAGACCTCCAAAGCAAATTGCTGCGCGTGCTTGAAACCAGCGAATTCATTAAGATAGGCGATACCAAACCCACCCGCGTAAATGTCAGGATCATTGCCGCCACCAACCGCCATTTGCAGCAGGAAGTTACAGAAGGAAAATTCCGGGAAGACCTCTTTTATCGGCTCAATGTATTTGTCATATCCTTGCCGGCATTGCGAGACAGGAAGAAGGATATTCCTGTCCTGGCAACCTATTACCTGCAGTTGTTTGCTCAAAAAGCCAACCAGCGCATCGATGCCATGAGCCCGGAATTCCTGGAACAGTTACAGCATCATGATTGGAAAGGCAATATCCGCGAGTTGAAGAACATCATCGAACGGGCTGTTATACTGGCCGACGGACCAGCGCTTACCATCAATAACCTGCCCGTCGAACTACAGCACCAGGCAATTCCTGGTAGCGGAGCCCATAATAACACCCTCTCCGCCTTTTCCCTGGCCAGCATGGAGAAATTACATATCCAGCGTGTGCTGAACCATACCAAAGGAAATAAAACAGAAACAGCCCGACTCCTTGATATAGGCCTTACCACCCTCTATAGGAAGATCGAAGAATACGGCCTTGGCCGGGAATCGTGA
- a CDS encoding dicarboxylate/amino acid:cation symporter, translating to MIPKRSKKFYKSLYFQVIVAIVTGILLGHFYPSFAVQLKPLGDGFIRLVKMLIGPVIFCTIVSGMTGMDDMKKAGTVGIKALLYFEVLTTIALLIGLAAINILRPGEGMNIDVSKLDPNALKDVAVGQKAQTTVEFLINIIPTTIVEAFAKGDLLQILLFSVLFGTAALKLGPKVQPVMTFIKGFSDILFGIIHIIMKVAPLGALGAMSFTIGKYGAGSLQSLAKLMGTFYLTCIIFIVVILGAILYSMRLNIFKLLNYLKEELLIVLGTSSSESALPSLIEKLEKAGCSKSVVGLVVPTGYSFNLDGTSIYLTMAAIFIAQATNTPMDLSQQLTLLVVLMVTSKGAAGVTGSGFITLAATLPAAGNIPVAGLALILGIDRFMSEARALTNIIGNAVATLFVSKWEKELDMEKAKEVLQ from the coding sequence ATGATCCCAAAGCGTAGCAAAAAGTTCTATAAGAGTCTTTATTTTCAGGTGATTGTAGCGATTGTAACCGGTATTTTACTGGGACATTTTTATCCTTCCTTCGCAGTTCAGTTAAAGCCGCTGGGGGATGGATTCATCCGGCTGGTAAAAATGCTGATTGGGCCAGTGATCTTCTGTACGATCGTGAGTGGTATGACAGGAATGGACGATATGAAGAAGGCAGGTACGGTAGGGATCAAGGCGCTGCTCTATTTTGAGGTACTTACTACGATTGCCCTGCTCATCGGACTGGCAGCCATTAATATCCTCAGGCCGGGAGAGGGAATGAATATTGATGTATCGAAGCTCGACCCCAATGCACTGAAGGATGTTGCTGTGGGGCAAAAAGCACAGACCACGGTTGAATTCCTGATCAATATCATACCGACCACTATTGTTGAGGCTTTTGCCAAAGGGGACCTTTTACAAATCCTGCTGTTCTCTGTTTTGTTTGGTACAGCAGCCTTAAAGCTGGGGCCAAAGGTGCAACCGGTAATGACCTTTATTAAAGGCTTCTCTGATATTTTATTTGGCATCATCCATATCATTATGAAGGTAGCGCCCCTGGGTGCACTGGGCGCCATGTCCTTTACGATCGGCAAATACGGTGCAGGCAGTCTGCAATCGCTGGCAAAACTGATGGGTACTTTTTACCTGACCTGCATCATTTTTATTGTAGTGATCCTGGGAGCTATATTGTATTCTATGCGGCTTAATATTTTTAAGCTGTTGAATTACCTGAAAGAAGAATTGCTGATCGTACTGGGCACCTCCTCCAGTGAATCGGCACTGCCCAGCCTGATCGAAAAACTCGAAAAAGCAGGCTGCTCCAAATCGGTAGTAGGACTGGTAGTACCTACAGGTTATTCCTTCAACCTGGATGGAACTTCGATCTACCTGACGATGGCAGCGATCTTTATAGCACAGGCTACCAATACACCCATGGACCTATCGCAACAACTTACGCTGCTGGTGGTGTTGATGGTTACCTCCAAAGGCGCGGCAGGTGTAACAGGCAGCGGCTTTATTACGCTGGCCGCCACCTTGCCAGCGGCCGGTAATATTCCGGTAGCGGGACTTGCCCTGATCTTAGGTATTGACCGCTTTATGAGTGAAGCCCGGGCGCTGACGAATATTATTGGTAATGCAGTGGCTACGCTCTTTGTTTCGAAATGGGAGAAGGAACTGGATATGGAAAAGGCGAAAGAAGTGTTGCAGTAA
- the kdpF gene encoding K(+)-transporting ATPase subunit F, with product MNLLLAVSILVFIYLVYVLLKPEKF from the coding sequence ATGAATCTACTCTTAGCCGTATCCATCCTTGTATTTATATACCTGGTATACGTGCTTTTGAAACCCGAAAAATTTTAA
- the kdpA gene encoding potassium-transporting ATPase subunit KdpA has translation MNTEITGVIITFLLTVLLAFPLGRYIAKMLRGDRTITDFMNPIERFIFRISGIDPTKKMNWKEFMKAMLTINMLWFVYAFFLLLFQDKLPLNPDGNPGQTPDLAFNTAISFLVNCDLQHYSGESGVTYLTQLFVMNFLMFVSAATGIAALVAVMNGLKEKTTNNLGNFWSIFTKSITRVLLPLCIIVGIILTFNGTPVSFDGKDTITTLQGDTVQVSRGPAAGMIAIKHIGTNGGGWFGANSAHPLENPNYFTNMVEMIAQMIIPIAMIFALGFYINRKKFAYVIFGVMTIGILCLLIPTINWEVSGSPVMAHLGVAQPTGAMEGKEVRFGPAASGYWSIVTTIISTGSVNSMHDSSMPLSGMMQLLGMMINAFYGGCGVGILNYLIYVIIAVFIAGLMVGRTPEFMGHKVEAREVKIAAIVTLFSAFLLKAGVALAAYFVAHHPEMDWAVKPGGWLNNPGYHGFSEMLYEFTSANANNGSGFEGLGDNNIFWNVSTGIVLILSRFIPIIGPVAIIGLLANKKFIPESPGTLRTDSMTFGMMTFAVIIIINALSFFPALTLGPLAEFFSM, from the coding sequence ATGAATACAGAAATAACCGGTGTGATCATTACGTTCCTCCTTACCGTGCTGCTGGCATTCCCGCTGGGACGGTATATCGCCAAAATGTTACGGGGTGATAGAACGATCACCGATTTCATGAATCCCATCGAGCGGTTCATCTTCCGCATTAGTGGTATCGACCCCACTAAAAAAATGAACTGGAAAGAATTCATGAAAGCTATGCTCACCATTAATATGTTGTGGTTTGTGTACGCTTTCTTCCTGCTCCTGTTTCAGGACAAACTTCCTTTGAATCCTGATGGTAATCCCGGGCAAACACCCGACCTGGCGTTTAATACTGCCATCAGCTTCCTGGTCAATTGCGACCTGCAGCACTATTCAGGCGAATCAGGTGTCACCTACCTCACCCAGTTGTTCGTCATGAACTTCCTTATGTTTGTAAGTGCTGCCACTGGTATCGCTGCACTGGTAGCGGTGATGAATGGATTGAAAGAAAAGACCACCAATAACCTGGGTAACTTCTGGAGCATCTTTACCAAATCCATCACCCGGGTATTACTACCCCTTTGTATTATAGTAGGGATCATACTCACCTTCAATGGTACGCCGGTCAGCTTTGATGGAAAAGATACCATCACCACTTTGCAGGGCGATACCGTACAGGTGTCCCGTGGACCGGCGGCCGGCATGATCGCCATTAAGCACATCGGTACCAATGGTGGAGGTTGGTTTGGCGCCAATTCTGCACACCCCCTCGAAAACCCAAATTATTTCACCAATATGGTGGAGATGATCGCACAGATGATCATTCCCATCGCCATGATCTTTGCCCTTGGTTTTTATATCAACCGTAAAAAGTTTGCCTACGTAATATTTGGCGTCATGACCATAGGTATACTTTGCCTGCTCATACCCACCATCAACTGGGAAGTGAGCGGAAGTCCCGTCATGGCGCATCTTGGTGTGGCACAGCCTACCGGGGCCATGGAAGGTAAAGAAGTGCGGTTTGGTCCTGCCGCTTCAGGCTACTGGAGCATTGTGACTACTATCATATCTACCGGTTCAGTGAACTCGATGCACGATAGCTCCATGCCTTTATCCGGCATGATGCAGCTGCTCGGCATGATGATCAATGCTTTTTATGGTGGTTGTGGTGTAGGAATACTCAACTACCTGATCTATGTTATAATCGCTGTGTTCATTGCAGGGTTAATGGTGGGTCGTACGCCCGAGTTCATGGGTCACAAGGTAGAGGCCCGCGAAGTAAAGATCGCCGCCATCGTAACCCTGTTTTCCGCCTTCCTGTTGAAAGCGGGCGTGGCCCTGGCAGCTTACTTCGTAGCCCATCATCCTGAAATGGATTGGGCCGTCAAGCCCGGCGGGTGGCTCAACAATCCCGGTTACCACGGCTTCTCGGAGATGCTCTATGAATTTACTTCCGCCAATGCCAATAATGGCAGTGGATTTGAAGGACTGGGTGATAACAATATTTTCTGGAACGTGTCCACCGGTATTGTACTCATCCTCTCCAGGTTTATTCCCATCATCGGACCCGTAGCCATCATTGGATTATTGGCCAATAAGAAATTTATTCCTGAGTCACCCGGCACCCTCCGTACCGATTCTATGACTTTTGGTATGATGACATTCGCCGTAATTATAATCATTAATGCCTTATCCTTCTTCCCCGCGCTTACACTGGGACCACTGGCTGAATTTTTCAGCATGTAA
- the kdpB gene encoding potassium-transporting ATPase subunit KdpB, with the protein MKSNNNTLFPRAMVAAALKQSFLKLNPRSMFRNPVMFTVELGTFVMLGVCIWIAAGETTQGSLPYNALITAILFVTVLFGNFAEAIAEARGKAQADSLRKTREDTPAKKIFAVGEIYTNEIRIVPSSQLRKGDKFVCEAGDIIPMDGEIVEGLATIDESAITGESAPVIRESGGDKSSVTGGTKVLSDRIVVKVTTEPGESFLDKMIALVEGASRQKTPNEIALTILLASFTLIFIIVCVTLKPFADYANTSITIAAFISLFVCLIPTTIGGLLSAIGIAGMDRALRANVITKSGKAVETAGDLDTLLLDKTGTITIGNRKATHFWPSGNTRENDFIEVCILASLADETPEGKSIIELAGNKGIKHTASANGVKFIPFTAETRSSGIDLGDGTKIRKGASDAIKTLVKKAGNGYPVETEDKVKEIANNGGTPLVVSRNETVLGVIELQDIIKPGIQERFERLRKMGVKTVMVTGDNPLTAKYIAEKAGVDDFIAEAKPEDKMNYIKKEQQGGKLVAMMGDGTNDAPALAQADVGVAMNSGTQAAKEAGNMVDLDNDPTKLIEIVEIGKQLLMTRGTLTTFSIANDVAKYFAIVPALFITSIPALQSLNIMHLQSPQSAILSAVIFNAIIIPVLIPLALRGVTYKPIGASALLRRNLFIYGLGGVIIPFIGIKLIDLLLGLFM; encoded by the coding sequence ATGAAAAGTAATAATAATACGCTATTTCCCCGTGCTATGGTGGCGGCTGCCCTTAAACAGTCTTTCCTGAAGCTCAACCCCCGCAGCATGTTTCGTAACCCGGTCATGTTTACCGTAGAACTGGGAACCTTCGTCATGCTCGGTGTTTGTATCTGGATCGCCGCTGGTGAAACCACCCAGGGTAGCCTGCCCTACAATGCGCTCATTACAGCCATTCTTTTTGTGACCGTTCTTTTTGGCAACTTCGCCGAAGCCATTGCCGAAGCCCGCGGTAAAGCCCAGGCCGATAGCCTGCGCAAAACAAGAGAAGACACACCTGCTAAGAAGATATTTGCGGTAGGGGAGATCTATACCAACGAGATCAGGATTGTCCCCTCTTCCCAATTGCGCAAAGGTGACAAATTTGTGTGCGAAGCAGGTGATATTATCCCCATGGATGGGGAGATCGTTGAAGGGCTCGCCACAATAGATGAGTCTGCTATCACCGGCGAATCTGCTCCTGTGATCAGGGAATCCGGTGGCGATAAATCATCTGTTACCGGCGGTACCAAGGTCTTGTCTGATAGGATCGTGGTGAAAGTGACAACAGAGCCTGGTGAAAGTTTCCTCGACAAAATGATTGCCCTCGTAGAAGGCGCTTCCCGTCAAAAGACACCCAACGAAATAGCCCTTACCATTTTGCTGGCCAGCTTTACCCTTATATTCATCATCGTATGTGTAACACTAAAGCCTTTTGCCGACTACGCCAATACCTCTATCACCATCGCGGCTTTCATCTCCTTGTTCGTATGTCTTATTCCTACCACCATTGGCGGTTTGCTTTCTGCCATCGGTATCGCCGGAATGGACAGGGCCTTGCGCGCAAACGTGATCACCAAGAGTGGTAAAGCTGTTGAAACAGCCGGCGACCTGGATACCCTTTTGCTTGATAAGACTGGTACCATCACCATCGGTAATCGTAAAGCCACCCACTTCTGGCCTTCCGGCAATACCCGTGAAAATGATTTCATAGAAGTCTGCATACTGGCTTCCCTGGCCGATGAGACACCCGAAGGCAAGTCTATCATAGAGCTTGCTGGTAACAAAGGAATCAAACATACTGCATCTGCCAATGGGGTGAAGTTTATTCCCTTTACGGCCGAAACCAGAAGCAGCGGTATCGACCTGGGTGATGGCACTAAGATCCGTAAAGGAGCTTCTGATGCCATTAAAACATTGGTTAAGAAAGCTGGTAACGGGTATCCTGTTGAAACGGAAGATAAAGTAAAGGAGATTGCTAATAATGGCGGTACACCACTTGTCGTAAGTCGCAATGAGACCGTATTGGGTGTAATAGAATTACAGGATATTATTAAACCTGGTATCCAGGAACGTTTTGAGCGCCTGCGTAAGATGGGTGTCAAAACCGTAATGGTTACGGGCGATAATCCCCTTACCGCTAAATACATTGCCGAAAAAGCAGGTGTAGATGATTTTATTGCCGAGGCAAAGCCGGAAGATAAAATGAACTACATCAAGAAAGAACAGCAAGGTGGAAAGCTGGTAGCCATGATGGGCGACGGTACCAATGATGCGCCCGCCTTGGCCCAGGCCGATGTAGGCGTAGCCATGAACAGCGGTACCCAGGCAGCCAAAGAAGCCGGTAATATGGTAGACCTTGATAATGATCCTACCAAGCTCATCGAGATCGTGGAGATCGGCAAACAACTCCTGATGACAAGGGGAACACTTACTACCTTCTCCATTGCCAATGACGTGGCCAAGTATTTCGCCATCGTACCAGCTTTGTTTATAACATCCATTCCTGCCTTGCAGTCACTCAACATCATGCACCTGCAAAGCCCCCAAAGCGCCATCCTCTCTGCTGTAATATTCAATGCCATCATTATACCGGTGTTGATACCCCTGGCATTGCGTGGGGTAACCTATAAGCCAATTGGCGCCAGTGCCCTGCTGAGAAGGAACCTGTTCATCTATGGACTTGGCGGTGTCATAATACCATTCATCGGTATCAAGTTGATCGACCTCCTGCTGGGCTTGTTCATGTAA
- a CDS encoding K(+)-transporting ATPase subunit C: MKKYILPSIKLTIVMVVLLALVYPILLSAVGTMAPGAGKGETISVNGKVVGYALVGQKFTDDKYFQGRPSAVDYNAAGSGGSNKGPSNPDYLKVVQGRIDSFLVHNPGVKKEEIPAELVTASGSGLDPDLSPAAAKIQIKRIAAIRKLEESKLIGLVDQQTQGPLLGIAGPAKVNVLKLNVALDKLQ, translated from the coding sequence ATGAAAAAGTACATACTGCCCTCCATCAAACTCACCATCGTAATGGTAGTGCTGCTCGCGCTGGTCTATCCAATCTTGTTATCCGCCGTGGGTACAATGGCGCCCGGTGCAGGCAAAGGAGAAACGATTTCAGTAAATGGGAAAGTAGTGGGTTATGCCCTCGTGGGACAGAAGTTTACCGATGACAAATACTTTCAGGGACGCCCTTCTGCCGTAGATTACAATGCTGCCGGTTCTGGCGGTTCCAATAAAGGTCCTTCCAATCCAGATTATTTAAAGGTGGTACAGGGAAGGATTGATTCTTTCCTGGTACACAATCCTGGGGTAAAAAAAGAAGAGATCCCTGCTGAATTGGTGACCGCTTCGGGTAGCGGCCTCGATCCCGATCTTTCTCCTGCTGCTGCCAAGATTCAGATAAAGAGAATTGCCGCCATCCGCAAGCTGGAAGAGAGCAAACTCATCGGCCTGGTCGATCAACAAACCCAGGGCCCTTTACTCGGCATAGCCGGCCCTGCCAAGGTAAATGTGCTGAAGCTGAATGTGGCTTTGGACAAGCTGCAATAA
- a CDS encoding porin: MKKILIGAALMMSIGAMAQETRPSPLTFSGYAELYYSYDLNKPADNNKAGFIYSHNRHNEFNLNLGFLKAAYNTENVRANLAIAAGTYMNANYAAEPGVLKNIYEANAGVKLLKKKNFWLDAGIFSSHIGFESAVSKDCWTLTRSILAENSPYYEAGAKLTYTSDNNKWIISGMALNGWQRIKRVDGNSLMSFGTQVQFKPNSTTTFNYSTFIGTDKPDSARLMRYFHNLYAIFNLNSKLGVTAGFDIGTEQKGKGSSDMNTWYSPVLLLKYSINDKWAIAARGEYYEDKNGVIIATGTPNGFKTTGFSLNVDYAPASNVLVRIEGRNLSSKDEIFTKEGNTKKNNAFITASVAINF, from the coding sequence ATGAAGAAGATTTTAATCGGTGCAGCCCTGATGATGAGTATCGGCGCCATGGCGCAGGAAACCAGGCCTTCACCGCTTACTTTTAGTGGCTATGCAGAATTGTATTATTCCTATGATCTTAACAAACCAGCCGATAACAATAAAGCAGGATTCATTTACAGCCACAACCGGCACAATGAGTTTAACCTCAACCTCGGTTTTCTGAAGGCTGCCTATAATACCGAAAACGTGCGGGCTAACCTGGCCATCGCCGCCGGTACTTATATGAATGCCAACTATGCGGCTGAGCCCGGTGTGTTGAAGAACATTTATGAGGCCAATGCGGGTGTAAAGTTGTTGAAGAAGAAAAACTTCTGGCTGGATGCCGGTATTTTTAGCTCCCATATAGGTTTTGAAAGTGCTGTCTCAAAAGATTGCTGGACCTTGACCAGGAGCATATTGGCCGAAAATTCCCCCTACTATGAAGCGGGCGCCAAACTCACCTATACCAGCGACAACAACAAGTGGATCATCAGCGGCATGGCCCTCAACGGCTGGCAGCGCATCAAAAGGGTAGATGGCAACTCCCTCATGAGCTTTGGTACCCAGGTGCAGTTCAAGCCCAACAGTACCACCACCTTCAACTACAGCACATTTATCGGAACAGATAAGCCCGATAGCGCCCGCCTCATGCGTTATTTCCATAATCTGTATGCCATCTTCAACCTGAACAGCAAACTGGGCGTTACAGCCGGCTTTGACATTGGTACAGAACAAAAAGGCAAAGGGAGCAGCGACATGAATACCTGGTACTCCCCTGTGCTGCTCCTTAAATACAGCATCAACGACAAATGGGCCATTGCTGCCCGGGGCGAATACTATGAAGACAAGAACGGGGTGATCATTGCCACCGGTACCCCCAATGGCTTTAAAACGACTGGTTTCTCCCTCAATGTTGATTATGCACCCGCTTCCAATGTACTCGTACGTATTGAAGGCAGGAACCTTAGCAGCAAAGACGAAATATTTACCAAAGAAGGCAATACTAAAAAGAACAATGCATTTATTACCGCCTCTGTAGCAATAAATTTTTAG
- a CDS encoding sensor protein KdpD produces the protein MPGRDKNVEHFIELIRQSRRGKFKIYIGMSAGVGKTYRMLQEAHTLLRNGVDVKVGYIETHNRKETHALLEGLPVIPRRKLFYKGKELEELDVQAILNLHPEVVIVDELAHTNIEGSKNEKRWQDVMDILDAGINVVSAINIQHIESLNEEVKEITGIEVSERVPDHVLKLADEVVNIDLTADELVTRLREGKIYAPDKVETALRNFFQSEKILQLRELALKEVASQVERKIETELPRNTAARQERFLACISSNHEVAKKVIRKTARLSSYYHSKWFLLYVQTPREDGDKIGLAAQRHLINNFKLATELGGEVIKIKHSNIAKGIIEVAEQRKITTICVGKPHLNLFNVILSTAVFNQLLNKLSAADIDVVILS, from the coding sequence ATGCCCGGTCGAGATAAAAACGTAGAACATTTTATAGAGCTGATCCGCCAGTCCAGGCGGGGAAAGTTCAAGATCTACATTGGTATGAGTGCCGGTGTAGGCAAAACCTACCGCATGTTGCAGGAAGCCCATACCTTGCTGCGCAATGGTGTCGATGTTAAAGTGGGCTATATTGAAACACACAACCGCAAAGAGACCCACGCCCTGTTGGAAGGCTTGCCCGTAATTCCCCGCCGCAAGCTATTCTACAAGGGCAAAGAGCTGGAAGAGCTCGATGTGCAAGCCATCCTGAACCTGCATCCCGAAGTTGTCATTGTGGATGAACTGGCCCATACCAATATTGAAGGCAGTAAGAATGAAAAGCGCTGGCAGGATGTGATGGATATCCTCGATGCGGGCATCAACGTCGTAAGTGCTATCAATATACAACACATAGAAAGTCTCAATGAGGAAGTTAAGGAGATCACCGGTATTGAAGTATCGGAGCGGGTGCCCGATCATGTATTGAAGCTGGCCGATGAGGTGGTGAACATAGACCTTACGGCCGATGAACTGGTGACCAGGCTGCGGGAGGGAAAGATCTATGCGCCTGATAAGGTAGAGACTGCCCTGCGCAATTTCTTCCAGTCTGAGAAGATCCTCCAGTTGAGAGAGTTGGCACTGAAGGAAGTAGCCAGCCAGGTAGAGAGAAAGATAGAGACCGAACTTCCACGTAATACCGCTGCCCGTCAGGAGCGATTCCTGGCCTGCATATCCAGTAATCATGAGGTGGCAAAGAAAGTAATACGTAAGACCGCCAGGCTGTCCAGCTACTACCATTCCAAATGGTTCCTCCTGTATGTGCAAACCCCGCGGGAAGACGGTGACAAGATCGGGCTGGCCGCTCAGCGCCACCTGATCAACAACTTTAAACTGGCTACCGAGCTGGGAGGTGAAGTCATTAAAATTAAACACAGTAATATTGCCAAAGGGATCATAGAAGTGGCCGAGCAACGTAAAATAACCACCATCTGCGTGGGTAAGCCACATCTCAATCTGTTCAATGTCATATTGAGTACTGCCGTATTCAACCAGCTATTGAATAAGTTGTCAGCGGCGGATATCGACGTTGTAATCCTTTCATAA